The Archocentrus centrarchus isolate MPI-CPG fArcCen1 chromosome 13, fArcCen1, whole genome shotgun sequence genomic interval TTTTAGTtgtcagctctttttttttttaggtttatgtggggttttttttgggggggggggtgatagacTGGATGAGGTGAAAAGGTCTTGGCAAGATTTCTCTCATTcaatgcagagcagcagctgaataTCAAAGAGGgtatgagtgcatgtgtgtgaaagagagagacagcgagTGGATGAGGGCTGTGAGTCTCCTGTGTGTAACAAGAGTTGGCTACTGAACCCCGCCCCAGAGCTGACCTTGAAACAAATACATTCCtgtatgtgtgggtgggtgtgggtgtgtgtgggtgcccACTCTCAACCATCATTGCTCACTTACACAGAGGTGGAAAAAGGGGAGAGTGTAATCTCTTTGGCCCCTATGGCTGTGTTGTTGGGCCCTGTGTAATCATAAGCACTACTGCACAAAGCTAACACATTTTAGTACAAAACACCCAGCAAAGCTGCAGATGCCTTAATCAAATGTGCAGTCAGCTATTTGGTGAGCTTTGGAGGTGCTGGAGGGTAAATTTTCATGTTGtctcttgtctctgtctccAGTTATCATGCTTTGCTGTCAAGCTGCTGGTTGTAGCTTCATTTTTGCCGTCCTATTAGTGGTCTGATGATCATCATCACAAAAGCAAAATCAGTTATTTTCCCATAATTATATCATGGCTAACAACTACTACTATAATAATACTGCAATTCTTCTTCCAGTGTTCCAGGTGGTGGTGGTTTTGCTGTATCTCAGTGTGTTACTAGCACTCTACATGGTGCCCCTATATATCACCTCTCCCTGCATCATGGACCCAGACACCCTGAAGCCACGCCCTGATGTTATTGGCCACCAGGGAGCCCCCATGGTGAGTCAGCTGATGCCTAACATCCAGTCAGACTGAGAATATGAAACAAGCCTCTCTAAATTGATGCATGTGTTCTTACCGTAACATACACACAGTCCTGATATGGGCTTTGCAGCAAGGCTCCCAGAGTCCCAGGACCACTTAATTCTGATTTGCAGAGGGCAGATGGAAAAAatgtgctgccttttttttttcagtctttgtttttcattcatttttattttgtagtcTTCTTACAACCCGATTTTAAAATCTTCTACTGTGTTTACCGCTACCAGTTAGATCTGGAATGGCAGTGAATTATGGCCACATTAAAATATCATCCAATATACATACCAAAGTATGTTTTTGCTTGATTGATTTATGTGCTTGGATTAACTTTATTGCTTCTCAACATCACCTACAGACAAATTTACGCCCTTGGCATAACGTACTGTAGAGTATTATGCAACCCttagaaggaaaaagaagatgAGTATTCGAAACATTTACTCGCTCAAATGCTCAAAAAACACACCCAgatttttgtggtatttttgcAAAGCAATCAATTCTCACAGTGGAATCTAAATTTAGGAGTGGCTGTGCAAGGCTGTGAGACTCCCACTGGGGAAAAATGATCACATCACTGAACTCTTTGTCCCACAATCGCTCTGTATTGATTATAGCATCATTCCTACCCTGTGGTTCTCAGGCACTAACTTTACTCACAGGCTGTCATAGGAAGATACTATTCTAGTAAGTGATTCTGTGGTATTGATCATAACCTTGACTAGAAGAGTTAAAGAGCAATCCACAGCTGTGACCTGTGacagacccccaccccccctccacctGCATGCGTTCTGTGTCATTTTCTCATGAACAGATGTAGCTCTTCTAGAAAAGACAGCAGTTAGGTCATTGTTACAGAGCTATgtgttaattattgtttttgtcccttactctgcgtgtgtgtgtgtgtgtgtgtgtgtatgtttgtgtgggtgcGTTTGTAGCTCGCACCAGAGAACACAATTTGGTCCTTCCAGCGAGCTCTGCAGATGAACGTCACCGGGTTGGAGGCTGACGTGGCCatcaggtacacacacactcaatcaaTACAGCAGAATgatgaagcaaaacaaataaaaggttaTCTAGTGTCTGTTTTAAAGTCTGCCTCCTTCCCCCAGTTGGGATTTCATAGATTATTACAATCACTGGTTTCTCCAAAATGTCTTAATATTAGTGCTAGGACAACTTTACATGGGACCACATTCAAActcaatattttgtttttttttttttttttttaattgtgtccTCCAAATACCAAAAGGAAGAAAGCAAAgcattattaatatttaaaaggaAAGTACTAAAAGTATGTGTACATGCAATGAGGCCTAGGCATTATGCATTAAACAGACTAAAGTGATGCAACAGCACATCAGTGCagtcaataaattgctgcatgaTTTCGCTAGCATAATAAGAGAAGACAGAGAGGCACacttggaggaagagaggaaataGGGTGGGTGGATACTCCAGTGGCCATACTATATGATGAATAGTGGGTGTACATGTCTACTCGTGCATGTGCAGTTATGGAGGAGGAGTGATTGTGTGGAGGTGGGGAGTGTTGCCTGGCgcaaagtgtgtgtttgcattttagaGCTGCATTTCCAAGTGTAGCGTGTTTTAAGACTGTCAGTGCATCCTGATTTGATttagatgggtttttttttttttttagcagcagcCCTGGTTCAGTTTGTGTGCCTAAAAGTGTGTGTTCACTGTACAGTCCTTAGAGAGGTGAATGGGTGTGTGATGGTCCAGCGCTGACAGGTGAGCTCCTGACAGCGCTGAGTAATTAGACTTGATGACAGCCAGACCAACAATGAGACTCCCCTCCTGCAGGAGACTGGAGACATGCGCTCGTGCGCTCATGCATGCATACAatataacatgtttttttttttttttcccccagccagtaaaaatattttggcTTTACCCTTTTGTTCGCTAGTATGGATGGTGTTCCTTTCCTGATGCGTGACCTTACCCTGCGAAGGACCACAGACATAGAGAAAGTTTtcccagacagacagatggaagaAGCCTCACATTTCAACTGGACGGATCTGCAGCAGCTCAACGCAGGACAGTGGTTCCTCAAGGTAGTTCTTGGTTGCTCATAAGGACTACAGCTTTAGTGCGAGGGGATGCTCTCATGTGTGTGCCATTAGCCCAGTGAGCCATAAGCACTATGTGTCCTCGCCCATTGATTGTTCATGACATTGTTGGGTTTCATCAAAATATTAACATCCACTGAAGCTTGAGTGGGAGCTGCTGGGCCATATTTCACTGTAATCCTCATACACTACACAGACGTGACTCAAGAAACAGCTTTTCCAATAATTTGTACATTTCTAAAAGCGCAAGTTTGTTTCTAAAGGGATGTTTAAGCATGTCATGTTAAATTGTTTCCTTCCATGGGTTAGATTTTATGAGATGAGACTGTGAAGTGCAAAGACTCAGACTTGGCTGTCTGTATTTGTTTGAGTCTTCATTActttctcctctttcctcctcagTGTATTTACACTGCATGTGTGCACACTGTGTGGATGGATATTGCATTTCCAAGAAAAGCCTTACTGCCTCTTGGTGTAATTATGactcttgtttgtgtgtgtgtaggtgtgtatgtattttttttattttattttttttttaagcaggtgTGTTTAGATAGTGTGTAgtcaaaaaagtgaaaagacaGATTATCATGGAAGGCTTACATAAAAAGAATTTCGTGATCTTCTCCAAAGGGAGTGAGCAGTGAAGCAAGAAATgtaaaggaaacaggaaaaagctATTTTTAATCTCCTGTAGGCGTCCTCCAATGATCTGCTGAATGGTCTACCAAGCACTTGTATTAGtataagtattataaatctgtATTGTTATTACAATGTAGTATCCTGTattaatctttaaattaaacAGTAAAACCGGTGATGATCCTGTTTCAGGATGACCCCTTCTGGACCGTGCACACCCTGTCTACGCGTGAGAAGGATCGGATCGCCAACCAGAGTGtgtgcagcctggagcagcttCTAAAACTGGCCTCATATCACAACAGCACAGTGGTTTTCAGGCTGCGGAGACCTCCTCCAAAGCACCCCTGCTACCACAGCTGGATCAATGATACACTAAGAGCTGTGCAGCAATCTGGGGTTCCTCAAAGCCTGGTAATTATATAGGGATTAAATGCCACTGTGTTTAGTCTTTATCGCTGCATGATGTCTGGTGTTGCTTTGTTTGCATGCTTCATGCAAAATGGATGAGTTAAAGTgcaaattaatataaaaatatttgtgttgatGATGATACAAACTTTCAGAGCTTCTAATGTAACTGTTTGTCCTCTTTATTGTGCCGTGTCCAGGTGATGTGGACTCCTGATGAGGACAGAGCTCAGGTGAGACAGCTAGCACCCGATCTGATCCAGACCTCAGTGGTGAAACAGAGCCCTCAAATTCTGCAGCATTCGGGCATCAGCAGCCTGCTGCTCAGATATAACCAAGCCAGTACACAGGAAATCAGGtaggaacacacacaaacctgatGCCGTGCTATCAGTCTGGCACTTCAGCACATAGATGTATTGTCAAAAAGGTGCctgaatgtgttttctttttttcaggaaCTTCTCCGAGGCCCACATCAATATCACCCTCTACACAGTCAACGAGCCCTGGCTGTACTCGGTGCTCTGGTGCAGCGGGGTGTCATCAGTCTCCTCAGAGGCCCCGCATATCCTCCAAAAGGTGCCTTACCCCATCTGGTTAATGGTAAGGACTCATCACTCATAGTACAGTTTTATTCAAAGTAGCTCTGAGACAgtgatttgtcttttttctttttttttgttggcatttagattttttttcacacctttttAAGTTTAAATCATATTAAAATAGGTTCACTGCTTGcttggattatttttttaaatttatttaaaataaaaaataaaataaaataaataataaaataaaataaaaaataaatgaaatctatAAACTGTAAGTTTATGAATGGGATATAGCTGCCAGAGGCTGAGCCTGCTTGTCATGTAGGTATTTTTGTTAAGAGTCCTAGCTCATATATTaaagggtctttaccttacaatacaaaccactttgagatgactgttgtgaagTGGTAGCAcataaattaaaacagaattGTATTTAGAGTTTTAGTTATAGCAATCACTGATTACCCCTCTCTTGCATCCTACTGCAATCAGTGGTCCTTTAGATGCTACTATAATTTGAGTGGAGTCCACCGGTGCcttaatttaatttactggaCCGAATTACGGGAAGCACTGGATACATGCATATTGTGAAGGCTATGAGGGGCCTCTTTAACCTGTCTCTCTCCTTCAACTGCATCTTCTCTgtaattaaattgtattttacTAATTGATATCAACAGGAGAGCCTCGCTTTCATCTGAACTCCTGCTCGCTGTAGTGTTTCCTGCAGTGCGTGACTCAGTGTTTTCTAGTTCAGTCGTCCTATTGAAACTTCTCGACATGGGTAGCACCCACACTGAGCCTCTCTGCTATTGTTCCACCCGCCCTTGTGTGCGCAGCTTGCCAGACCGTTCTCCCCATCTGTGCCGCCATACGACAGCTCTGCATGACAACATGTGGACATGATCTGCAGCTCATTGCTCCAGTTCAGGGACAGTTTAGGCTTTCGTGGCATCTGCGGTACTGTCTGTTAAATCGAACTGTGAAAAATTTCCTCTCAAATCTGGCATGAGAGATCAGTAACACAAACAGAAGGTAATATTGAAGGATAGAAAGTAGTTAGTAAAGCAGAGATTTTCTTTTATGTTAATAGTAGTTGATAATGGGGATGCCTGTTAGTGCTTGTTTAaaagaattacttttttatgggggtttattcagaaaaaaacagtctATATAATTTAGAGACAGTTGAGGCGCATTTAACTCTATTCTTTTGCATGTAGCTCCACCCAGTGGTGGATTCTGCTGTAAACACCTTGAAGACAAAACTCAGatctactctgtgtgtgtgtgtgtgtgtgtgtgtgtgtgtgtgtgtgtgtgtgtgtgtgcgcgcgcacttCCAGAGACCAAATGAATACTGCCTGGCGTGGGTGTCTGCAGACCTCATCTCCTTCGCTGTAGTCATAGGAATATTCATTTTCCAGAAGTAAGTCCACACATTTGGTGATATAACAGCAGACAGATCATTAAAGTGAGCTCTTGTGCAAGAGTTAATGTTCCTCTCTTTTTCTGCAGGTGTATTATTGCTCTTTCACACCTAAACGCACTCATCACTGCTAAttaacaaacacatttactcagtagacctctctctctgtctggaACCCATCAGTAAAGTAACAGCTCATACGTAATGATGCTGTTATTTAATCTCTTTATGCTGCTGATAATGACTGGAAATGAGGATCCCTTTGAAGCCcgttttgttttgtggttttctAAGCTGTcgtgtgtatttctgttttattccaAACCAGAGAAAGGTGCACGTTATATGAACGTGTTTTCTTGTGGCTAAGCCAGCCCCCcctaccccacccccacccccgcacTTCTGCTCCTGTGttgaagagtttgtttttgtttttatctgatGACCCCAGAGACAGATGGTCTGTCCTCCTGTCATCACTGGCATGGAAGGCAttgatttgtttattcatttattccaATTTAAGGGTTCAGTATGAGTTTGCTCTGCTTATTGGAGCTATTCAGTAGCTTCTGCTGGCTTCTAAACTGATCTCTTGTGTCCTGccttcttttgtccttttttctctttcttcctcgTCCTCTCTCCTTTGCCCGATGTGcatgctctcctcctcctcctcctcctcctcctccctgctgCATTCTGGCATCTTCTCTCAGCTATCACATGATCAGGTAACTGGGTTGCCTCTTCTGACCCAAAGTCTTCTTTCCTTTCACCTCCTTTCTATCTTTCATCATCTTTACCCATCATTCTTTTTGTTTGGTGCATCATTGATTTCCTTCttagtccatttttttttttaactgtcatcCATCTGATTCAGAGTTTTCTCTCCACCTTAGTTCTACTTCCTATTTTTATTCTCACCTCCTTTTCTCTGTCTCACCTGATTGGTTGTACTGCACTGCTGCCACTTTGCTCTGTGACAGCAACAACTTCTCATCTTCATGCTCCTctgctaaacaaataaaatgtattctgCCCACATAGAACAAAAACTAGTCCACAGTGAGATTTTAAATGTGTCATCAGTCTTAATAAGTTAATGACTAAATGTCCAAAATGAATTGGAGCTGTCCATTCGCTTGGGGAAGTGCCTCAGGATTGGATCTGACTGATGCTGACGTGCCGAACCCTGGCTCGcttgtgtttgtttctaaatGCTTCTGTGCATTAGTCACAGTTCATTATGACTAATGCTTCCAAGTTAAATGAATTGAAATCAGAGCTGTTTTCATTAAAGTGAGGATTAAGTTGTGACAAGCAGGAAATGAAATCACCTGCCTTGACTGTTGGGAATGATCGTGTAAAAGTAAAACTCACTCCCTGTGCCAAAAACAAGGAAATGGTTATTAATATCTGTTTCTTTTATTACTGAGACATTGCTTAGTTAGTTCTATGAATAACAG includes:
- the gdpd5b gene encoding glycerophosphodiester phosphodiesterase domain-containing protein 5 isoform X4, with protein sequence MVKHQPLQVYERQLCLSCITGIYGCRWKRYQRSHDDTTKWELLWSLILLLTFCLLLVWFYFWWEAHNDYSEFNWFLYNRSGEWSDGTVPILATTAAGFTYIAFLIVLALCHIALGQQLNLHWLHKIGVTAALLTTIVGVISVNQTWVQEWDVVPISLQATGPFLHIGALAAVTALSWIVAGQVTRAEKMMFQVVVVLLYLSVLLALYMVPLYITSPCIMDPDTLKPRPDVIGHQGAPMLAPENTIWSFQRALQMNVTGLEADVAISMDGVPFLMRDLTLRRTTDIEKVFPDRQMEEASHFNWTDLQQLNAGQWFLKDDPFWTVHTLSTREKDRIANQSVCSLEQLLKLASYHNSTVVFRLRRPPPKHPCYHSWINDTLRAVQQSGVPQSLVMWTPDEDRAQVRQLAPDLIQTSVVKQSPQILQHSGISSLLLRYNQASTQEIRNFSEAHINITLYTVNEPWLYSVLWCSGVSSVSSEAPHILQKVPYPIWLMRPNEYCLAWVSADLISFAVVIGIFIFQKYRTSGMRSYNPEQIMLNAAVRRSSGDINVMKEKLIFSGQPQ
- the gdpd5b gene encoding glycerophosphodiester phosphodiesterase domain-containing protein 5 isoform X2, translating into MVKHQPLQVYERQLCLSCITGIYGCRWKRYQRSHDDTTKWELLWSLILLLTFCLLLVWFYFWWEAHNDYSEFNWFLYNRSGEWSDGTVPILATTAAGFTYIAFLIVLALCHIALGQQLNLHWLHKIGVTAALLTTIVGVISVNQTWVQEWDVVPISLQATGPFLHIGALAAVTALSWIVAGQVTRAEKMMFQVVVVLLYLSVLLALYMVPLYITSPCIMDPDTLKPRPDVIGHQGAPMLAPENTIWSFQRALQMNVTGLEADVAISMDGVPFLMRDLTLRRTTDIEKVFPDRQMEEASHFNWTDLQQLNAGQWFLKDDPFWTVHTLSTREKDRIANQSVCSLEQLLKLASYHNSTVVFRLRRPPPKHPCYHSWINDTLRAVQQSGVPQSLVMWTPDEDRAQVRQLAPDLIQTSVVKQSPQILQHSGISSLLLRYNQASTQEIRNFSEAHINITLYTVNEPWLYSVLWCSGVSSVSSEAPHILQKVPYPIWLMRPNEYCLAWVSADLISFAVVIGIFIFQKYRTSGMRSYNPEQIMLNAAVRRSSGDINVMKEKLIFSEVGNGVGSAEELYGDNSYNYYANQGIGQ
- the gdpd5b gene encoding glycerophosphodiester phosphodiesterase domain-containing protein 5 isoform X1, coding for MVKHQPLQVYERQLCLSCITGIYGCRWKRYQRSHDDTTKWELLWSLILLLTFCLLLVWFYFWWEAHNDYSEFNWFLYNRSGEWSDGTVPILATTAAGFTYIAFLIVLALCHIALGQQLNLHWLHKIGVTAALLTTIVGVISVNQTWVQEWDVVPISLQATGPFLHIGALAAVTALSWIVAGQVTRAEKMMFQVVVVLLYLSVLLALYMVPLYITSPCIMDPDTLKPRPDVIGHQGAPMLAPENTIWSFQRALQMNVTGLEADVAISMDGVPFLMRDLTLRRTTDIEKVFPDRQMEEASHFNWTDLQQLNAGQWFLKDDPFWTVHTLSTREKDRIANQSVCSLEQLLKLASYHNSTVVFRLRRPPPKHPCYHSWINDTLRAVQQSGVPQSLVMWTPDEDRAQVRQLAPDLIQTSVVKQSPQILQHSGISSLLLRYNQASTQEIRNFSEAHINITLYTVNEPWLYSVLWCSGVSSVSSEAPHILQKVPYPIWLMRPNEYCLAWVSADLISFAVVIGIFIFQNYHMIRYRTSGMRSYNPEQIMLNAAVRRSSGDINVMKEKLIFSEVGNGVGSAEELYGDNSYNYYANQGIGQ
- the gdpd5b gene encoding glycerophosphodiester phosphodiesterase domain-containing protein 5 isoform X3, which codes for MVKHQPLQVYERQLCLSCITGIYGCRWKRYQRSHDDTTKWELLWSLILLLTFCLLLVWFYFWWEAHNDYSEFNWFLYNRSGEWSDGTVPILATTAAGFTYIAFLIVLALCHIALGQQLNLHWLHKIGVTAALLTTIVGVISVNQTWVQEWDVVPISLQATGPFLHIGALAAVTALSWIVAGQVTRAEKMMFQVVVVLLYLSVLLALYMVPLYITSPCIMDPDTLKPRPDVIGHQGAPMLAPENTIWSFQRALQMNVTGLEADVAISMDGVPFLMRDLTLRRTTDIEKVFPDRQMEEASHFNWTDLQQLNAGQWFLKDDPFWTVHTLSTREKDRIANQSVCSLEQLLKLASYHNSTVVFRLRRPPPKHPCYHSWINDTLRAVQQSGVPQSLVMWTPDEDRAQVRQLAPDLIQTSVVKQSPQILQHSGISSLLLRYNQASTQEIRNFSEAHINITLYTVNEPWLYSVLWCSGVSSVSSEAPHILQKVPYPIWLMRPNEYCLAWVSADLISFAVVIGIFIFQNYHMIRYRTSGMRSYNPEQIMLNAAVRRSSGDINVMKEKLIFSGQPQ